CACCATGTCCCTGTCTCTCGGATCGTCGATCCAGAACTCCGCCTGTATCGTGACCGCGTTCTCGCCGAGTTCGACGAGGCGCGCGTTCGGCGCCGGATCGCCGAGGGCCGACTCGAGAGTCGCGGCGGTCTGTTGTAACTCCAGTAGAGCTCGCTCGGCGTCCTCGTAGTAGGCGACGTACACCTGTTCCGTGATTCGATACGTGTTCCGGCCGTAGGGTCGGGTGATGGCGTTGGATGTGAGTTCGGTGTTGGGGATCGAGACGGTCTCGTTGTCCGGCGTCCGGACCCGAGTGACGCGGAAGTCGACCGCTTCGACGGTGCCGCTCCCGCCCGGCCACTCGATCCAGTCGCCGACGTTGAAATCCGGGTCGGCGACGAGGAACATCCCGCTGATAAGCGATCCGAACACCTGCTGACCCGCGATACCGAACGCGAACGTGAGCGCCGCGATAATGACCGCCGACTCGGAGAGCACCCGCCCGTAGCCGGCGGCGATGATACCCGTGAGGGTCGCGAATCCGATCAGGAGCACCCGGAGATACGTCTTCACTGCGGTCTCGATCGTGGGATTGTTGCGGTTGCGCGATCTGACGACATGGGTGATGAGGGGAACGAGGAACGCCTGGCCGATGAGGTAGATAACTCCGAACCCCGCGAGAAACCAGAACAGTTCGGACAACACCTGATCGTACACCGAGAAGATGTCCCCCGCCCATTCCGGGGAAGAAACCTGGCCGTTCATGCGCCGAAAATAGAGGCGTACCGGTAAAAATCCCGATTGCCGGGTACGCGAGCTAGATCCCGTACAGCTCGCCGTACTTCTCCTCGACGTAGTCGGTGAACGCGTCGGCGGAGAAGTCGTCGCCGGTCGCGCGCTTCACCAGCTCGTTCGTCTCGTATCGCGATCCGTGTCGGTGGACGTTCTCGCCGAGCCACGACTGCAGCTCGTCGAAGTCGCCGTCGGCGATCTTCGCGTCGAGGTCGTCGATCTCCTCTTCGGCGGCCGCGAACAGCTGCGCGGCCATCACGGAGCCGAGCGAGTAGGTGGGGAAGTAGCCGAAGTTGCCGTGGCTCCAGTGGATGTCCTGGAGGCAGCCCTCGCTGTCGGTCTCCGGGCGGATCCCGAGGTACTCCTCGTACTTGTCGTTCCAGACCTCCGGCACGTCCTCGACCGCGAGGTCGCCGCGGATCAGGTCGCGCTCGATCTCGAACCGGACGACGATGTGGAGGTGGTAGGTGAGCTCGTCCGCCTCGACGCGGATGAGGTTGTCCTCGTGCACCTGGTTGACCGCCTCGTAGGCGTCCTCGACCGTGGCCGCCTCGGTCTGGGGGAACTGCGCTTCGAACCGGGGGAGGAACAGCTCCCAGAACGCCCGGCTCCGCCCGACGTGGTTCTCCCAGAGCCGCGACTGCGACTCGTGGACGGAGAGGTCGCGCGACTCGCCGAGCGGGGTGGCCCACTCCTCCCGCGGGAGCCCGAGGTTGTACTGCGCGTGGCCGTACTCGTGGATCGTCGAGCCGATCGCGCCGAGCGGGTCGGACTCGTCGAACCGGGTGGTCACGCGGCAGTCGAACTGGTTGCCCGAGGTGAACGGGTGCGAGGAGACGTCGAGGCGGCCGCGGTCGAAGTCGTAGCCGACGAGCTCGAGCGCCTCCCGGGCGAGCTCCTCCTGCTCGTCCTCGGGGAAGGTGCCCTCGAAGGTGTCGACGGCGAGGTCCGCGTCGGAGTCGCGGATCGCGTCGATCATGGGGACGAGCGTCTCGCGGAGCTCGTCGAGGATCGACTCGGCGCGGTCGATCGAGAGGCACGGCTCGTAGTCCTCGAAGAGGACCTCGTAAGGGTCGCGGTCGGGGTCGATGTGCTCGGCGTACTCCCGCTTGAGCTCGACGTGCTTCTCCAGGTACGGGGCGAACGCCTCGAAGTCGTCCTCCGCTTTCGCCTCCTCCCACGCCCCCAGCGCCTCGGAGCCGGTCTCGGAGATCTCCTCGACGAGCTCGACGGGGACGGCGTCGGCGCGCTCGTACTCGCGGCGGACCTCGCGAACGACCGCCCGCTGTTCGTCGGTGAGGTCGGCGTCGTCGAGCTCGGCGAGCAGCTCGCCGGTCTCGTCGTCCGTGATCATGTCGTGTTTGATCGACGAGAGCGTCGAGAGCTGCTTCGACCGGGCGGGCGTGCCGCCCTGGGGCATCATCACCTGCTGGTCCCAGCCGAGCACGCCGGCGGCGCTCCCGACCGTGTTCCAGCGTCGAACGCGGTCAAGGAGGGCCTCGTACGCCTCGGGGGCGTCGCTCGCGTCGTCGGCCGCGGCTTCCGTTGCCATACGTCACGGATCGGTCGCGGCGGTTAAGAAGGGACCGAACGCGGAACGTCCGGGAGAGCCGGACGAGCCGGCCCCGAGCGCGACCTATTTCAGGTCGGCCGTCGAACCGCCGACAACGAATGGAGACAGACGAGGACACCATCGACCTGCGGTCCGACACCGTCACGAGGCCCTCGGCCGAGATGCGCGAGGCGGCCGCGACCGCCGAGGTCGGCGACGACGTGTACCGCGACGACCCGACCGTCAACGAGTTAGAGCGCCGCGCCGCGGAGGCGGTCGGCACCGAAGCGGCGATCTACGTCCCCTCCGGGACGATGGCCAACCAGATCGCCGTCCACGTCCACACGGAGCCCGGACAGGAGCTCCTCTTGGAGCGCGAGTCCCACGTCTACCGGTGGGAGCTCGCGGGCGCGTCGAAGCTCTCGGGGGTCCAGACTCGGACGATCGACGCCGGCGAGCGCTGCGTCCCGACCCCCGACGCGGTGCGCGAGGGGCTCGTGCGCGAGGACCTCCACCGCCCCGGAACCGGCCTCCTCTCGCTGGAGAACACCCACAACTACCGCGGCGGGGTCGCGGTCCCGGTCGAGGGGATCGCCGCGGCCGCAGAGGTCGCCCGCGACGCCGGCGTGCCGGTCCACCTCGACGGCGCCCGCGTGTTCAACGCCGCCGTCGCGCTCGGGGTCGACGCGAGCGA
Above is a window of Halorubrum depositum DNA encoding:
- a CDS encoding mechanosensitive ion channel family protein; translated protein: MNGQVSSPEWAGDIFSVYDQVLSELFWFLAGFGVIYLIGQAFLVPLITHVVRSRNRNNPTIETAVKTYLRVLLIGFATLTGIIAAGYGRVLSESAVIIAALTFAFGIAGQQVFGSLISGMFLVADPDFNVGDWIEWPGGSGTVEAVDFRVTRVRTPDNETVSIPNTELTSNAITRPYGRNTYRITEQVYVAYYEDAERALLELQQTAATLESALGDPAPNARLVELGENAVTIQAEFWIDDPRDRDMVTIRSDFRRAVKRRFDEEGITLAPPSAQLLSGELTVTERRTESSAPSG
- a CDS encoding carboxypeptidase M32, whose translation is MATEAAADDASDAPEAYEALLDRVRRWNTVGSAAGVLGWDQQVMMPQGGTPARSKQLSTLSSIKHDMITDDETGELLAELDDADLTDEQRAVVREVRREYERADAVPVELVEEISETGSEALGAWEEAKAEDDFEAFAPYLEKHVELKREYAEHIDPDRDPYEVLFEDYEPCLSIDRAESILDELRETLVPMIDAIRDSDADLAVDTFEGTFPEDEQEELAREALELVGYDFDRGRLDVSSHPFTSGNQFDCRVTTRFDESDPLGAIGSTIHEYGHAQYNLGLPREEWATPLGESRDLSVHESQSRLWENHVGRSRAFWELFLPRFEAQFPQTEAATVEDAYEAVNQVHEDNLIRVEADELTYHLHIVVRFEIERDLIRGDLAVEDVPEVWNDKYEEYLGIRPETDSEGCLQDIHWSHGNFGYFPTYSLGSVMAAQLFAAAEEEIDDLDAKIADGDFDELQSWLGENVHRHGSRYETNELVKRATGDDFSADAFTDYVEEKYGELYGI
- a CDS encoding threonine aldolase family protein is translated as METDEDTIDLRSDTVTRPSAEMREAAATAEVGDDVYRDDPTVNELERRAAEAVGTEAAIYVPSGTMANQIAVHVHTEPGQELLLERESHVYRWELAGASKLSGVQTRTIDAGERCVPTPDAVREGLVREDLHRPGTGLLSLENTHNYRGGVAVPVEGIAAAAEVARDAGVPVHLDGARVFNAAVALGVDASEIVDPVDSVTFCLSKGLGAPVGSILAGDEAFIDKARRVRKLFGGGMRQAGMIAAPGLLALENVDRLADDHANAARLADGVDALDGVDAPAPDTNIVVAHTEEAEISAADLVEACKAAGVGCVEFDEYTTRFTTHLDVDADDVDDAVDRIGDAVAALSA